The DNA sequence CCCAGCTCGCCAGCCGTATGAGCATGGCGGAACAGCACGAGTACCTGCGTACGAAACTGACCAGGCGCCGCACGCTGGTGACGGCGGGCGCGGTGGCGGGCGGTCTGCTGACGGGCTGCTCGGGGTCGGGGGCGGGCACGTCCGGTGCGAAGCCCTCCGTTTCGGCGTCCGCTTCCACCCTCACGAAGGTGCCGGGCTCCGCGGTCGCCCCGTTCGGCCGCCATCTGGCCTTCGGCGCCGACCCGAAGGCGCAGATGCGGATCTCCTGGCAGGTGCCGGCCGCGGTGAAGAAGCCGTACGTCCGGATCGGACTGCGGCCCGACGACCTGAGCCGCCGGATCGACGCCGAGATCCGCGATCTGTACACCCCCGAACTGCAGGGCATCCGCGCGGCGTTGGAGCAGTACTACGTCCACGCGGCGCTGGACTCCCTGCGCCCCGGCACGACGTACTACTACGGCGTGGGCCATGACGGCTTCGACCCGGCGGCCCCGAAGAACCGCGCGACGATCGCATCTTTCCGCACGGCTCCCGCGAGCCCGGAGACCTTCACCTTCACGGCCTTCGGCGACCAGGGCGTCAGCGAGGCGGCCGCCACCAACGACAAACTCCTGCTGGGCCAGAACCCGGCCTTCCACCTGCACGCCGGCGACATCTGCTACGCGAACGTCAAGGGCCTCGGCAAGGAGTCGGACGCCTACGACCCCGGCTTCTGGGACGGTTACCTCAAGCAGACCGAGTCGGTGGCCAAGTCGGTGCCGTGGATGGTGACGACCGGCAACCACGACATGGAGGCCTGGTACTCGCCGGACGGCTACGGCGGCCAGCTGGCCCGCTGGTCCCTGCCGGACAGCGGCTTCGACTCCCGTACGGCCCCGGGCGTGTACTCCTTCACCTACGGCAACGTCGGCTTCGTGGCGCTGGACGCCAACGACGTGTCGTACGAGATTCCCGCCAACCGGGGCCACACGGACGGCCGCCAGACCAAGTGGCTGGACGAGCGGCTCGGTGAGCTGCGGGCGGCGAAGGGCGTCGACTTCATCGTCGTCTTCTTCCACCACTGCGCGTACTCGACGTCCTCGCACGCATCCGACGGAGGTGTGCGGGCCGAGTGGGTGCCGCTCTTCGCCCGGCACCAGGTGGACCTGGTGATCAACGGGCACAACCACGTCTACGAGCGGACGGACGCCATCAAGAACGGCGAGGTCGGCAGGCAGGTGCCCATCGGCACCTCGACGGACCCGACGCGGGACGGCATCGTGTACGTCACGGCGGGCGGCGGCGGCAAGGAGCTGTACGGCTTCCCCGCGGGCGTCGAGGAGAGCTACGAGGGGCATGTGACCGAGCGCGAGTCGGTCGACACCTTCAAGTGGACCAAGTCACGCGACACCAAGACGGAGAGCGTGCAGTGGTCGCGGGTGCGCTACCGGGGCTTCTCCTTCCTCACGGTGGAGGCGGAGAGCGGCGCGAAACCCCGGCTGAAGGTGTCGGCACTGGCGCAGAACGGGGAGCGCATCGACCACTTCGAGGTGCGGCGAGGCGGCTGATCGGCCTGAGGTCAGCGCCCTGCGCGATCAGCCACGACGACGCCGCACTCGAACAACGACACTTCGCGGTACTACCGGCGGCAGCGCCTACGCGGCCTGGTGGCCGGTGGCTCCGCCGTTGTCCCTGCGGTCGAGGGCGCGCTGGAGGGCCGCTGCGGCGTTCTTGCGGTCGGACTCGCTCGTGCGGGAGAGGTGACGGACTCGGCGGCGGGCGGTCGTCTCGGCCATGGGAAATCGACTCCTTCGACAATCCGGGAGTGCAGACAGGGGATACGAGACGCCGGATGGGGCGGGGAGCGGTGCCGCAGGGGTTGCCTGCAAGGGGCCCGGCTCACGACCGCCATTCGCTTGATCGAGCGAGACGTTCGGCTTCTACAAAACTAAGGGAGGACGGCGCGTCTGTCTCCACAATTACTCGGACTTCCTACTATCTGAGACGGCCGACTGGGTCACACCCCACTGACCTGCGCTTTCCTTCTTCGCCCCGTCAGAGCACGTCCCCGTCCCGCCAGTCGAAGACCAGCTCGAACGCGGGGTCGAGCGCACCGGCGAGAGCGGCCCGCACGAAGGTCGTGCCTTCCTCGTCCGGCAGATGCACGACGCCCTCGGGTCCCAGCGCGCAGACCCGCCCGCGCCACACCTCCCAGCCGCGAGCGGCGTACAGCGCCGCGCCCTCGTCGCTCGCGGACAGCATCCCCGCGTCGTACGCCCGGTCGATCACCCGCTCCAGCTCCGCCATCACCCGGCCCCCGAGCCCGGTCCGCCGCGCATCGGCCCGCACGGCGACGGCCTCGACGTACCCGACCCGCAGCCACCGGTCCCGGTACCGCACCCGCCGCATGATCACCGAACCGTGCGCGACGACCCGCCCGGCGTCGTCCTGGACGAGGGCGTGGATACCGCCGAGCCCGTGCTCGAAGTCCTCGTCGGAGAAGTCCCCGTCGAAGGCGTCGTCCAACAGGGCACGGATCGCGCTCAGTTCAGCGGGGGTGAGGTCGGCGGTGTGCACGGTGCGCGGGGTGCCGGCGGAGGTGGGTGCGGTCATCGGACCAGTATCGGCAACGGACCGGGCCGGCGGGCGGCTCGCCCACTCGGCTGATCCTGCGGGGCGTACGGGACACAGGGTTGCGTCGAGGGGAACGGTGACGTCATGAACGACATGGCGAAGGTGTTCCTCGAGGGCGGCCCCGACGATCTGTCCGAGCGGATCGTTCCGACCCCGTCCCCGGGCCCCGATGCGAAGATCAGGCTCCGCGGTGGATACGAGCACTTCAGGCCGACGTCACGGCACACGGACACACCGGAGGGCAGGCTGCCGGTGTACGAGTGGTGGGAGCGGACGGAGATCGCCGAATAGCCGCACCGAAGGTGACGGACAGCAAGGGGCCGGGTCAGTCAAGACCCGGCCCCTTCCCGTAAGTTGGGGTGTCAGCCCATGTGCGGGTACGCGTAGTCGGTCGGCGCGACCAGCGTCTCCTTGATGGCGCGGGTCAGCGTCCAGCGCATCAGGTTCTGCGGGGCGCCGGCCTTGTCGTTGGTGCCGGAGGCGCGGCCGCCGCCGAAGGGCTGCTGGCCGACCACGGCGCCGGTCGACTTGTCGTTGATGTAGAAGTTGCCGGCCGCGTAGCGCAGCTTGTCCATCGTGTACGCCGCCGCGGCGCGGTCGCCCGAGATGACCGAGCCGGTCAGCGCGTAGGCGGACACCGACTCCATCTGCTCCAGCATCTCGTCGTACTTGTCGTCCTCGTAGACGTGCACGGCGAGGAACGGGCCGAAGTACTCGGTCGTGAAGACCTCGTTCTCCGGGTCGGTGCACTCGACGACGGTCGGGCGGACGAAGTAGCCGACCGAGTCGTCGTAGGAGCCGCCCGCGACGATCGTGCAGGTCGGGTCCTGCTTCGCCCGGTCGATCGCCGCCTTGTTCTTGGCGAACGCCCGCTCGTCGATGACCGCGCCGATGAAGTTCGACAGGTCCGTCACATCGCCCATGGTGATGTAGTCGACCTCGGCCGCGAACTCCTCCTTGAAGCCGGAGTTCCAGATCGACGCCGGGATGTACGCCCGGGAGGTCGCCGAGCACTTCTGGCCCTGGTACTCGAAGGCACCGCGGGTCAGCGCGGTCTTCAGCACGGCCTTGTCGGCGCTCGGGTGGGCGACGACGAAGTCCTTGCCGCCGGTCTCGCCGACGATGCGCGGGTAGGAGCGGTACTTCTCGATGTTGTTGCCGACCGTCTTCCACAGGTACTGGAAGGTCTTGGTCGAGCCGGTGAAGTGGATGCCGGCGAGGTCGCGGTGCTCCAGAGCGACCTTGGAGACCTCGATGCCGTCACCGGTGACGAGGTTGATGACGCCCTTGGGCAGGCCCGCTTCCTCCAGCAGCTGCAGGAGCAGCACGGCGGCGTGGGTCTGCGTCGGGCTCGGCTTCCACACCACGACGTTGCCCATCAGCGCGGGCGCGGTGGGCAGGTTGCCCGCGATGGCCGTGAAGTTGAACGGCGTGATCGCGTAGACGAAGCCCTCGAGGGGGCGGTGGTCGAGGCGGTTCCAGACGCCCGGGGAGTTCGCCGGGGGCTGCTCGGCGAGCAGGTCGCGGGCGTACTTGACGTTGAAGCGCCAGAAGTCGATGAGCTCGCAGGGCGTGTCGATCTCGGCCTGCTGGGCGGTCTTCGACTGACCGAGCATGGTGGAGGCGGCCAGCGTCTCGCGCCACGGTCCGGACAGCAGCTCGGCGGCGCGCAGGATGATCGCCGCGCGGTCGTCGAAGGACATCGCGCGCCAGGCCGGCGCGGCGGCGAGGGCCGCGTCGATGGCGTCCTGGGCGTCCTGCTGGGTGGCGTTGCCGTAGGTGCCGAGGCGGGCCTTGTGGTTGTGCGGCTGCACGACGTCGACGCGCTCGCCGCCACCCAGCCGGCGCTCGCCGCCGATGGTGCACGGCAGGTCGATCGGGTTCTCGGCCAGCTCCTTGAGCTTGACCTCCAGCCGGGCGCGCTCGGGCGAGCCGGGGGCATAGCCGTGCACCGGCTCGTTGACGGGGGTGGGGACCTGGGTCACAGCGTCCATGGGTTCCGTAACTCCTTACTGAGCGGTGTGTTGCGAGCCGTTGTGCGGGGCTCAGCCCTTGCTGACCATCGAGCGGAGGAAGAAGCGCAGGTTCGCCGGCTTCTCAGCGAGCCTCCGCATGAAGTAGCCGTACCAGTCGGTGCCGTAGGCCGTGTAGACGCGCATGCGGTGGCCCTCCGCGGCCAGCCGCAGGTGCTCGTCGCTGCGGATCCCGTACAGCATCTGGAACTCGTACTCGTCCAGCTTGCGCCCGGCGCGCCGCGCGAGCTCCTGTGCGATGGAGATCAGGCGCGGGTCGTGGGACCCGATCATCGGGTACCCGGCGCCCTCCATCAGAACCTTGAGGATCCGGACGTACGCCTTGTCGATCTCCTGTTTCTGCTGGTAGGCGACCTCGGCGGGCTCCTTGTAGGCACCCTTGACGAGCCGTACGCGGCTGCCGTTCGCGGCGAGCCGGCGGGCGTCGGCCTCGGTGCGGAAGAGGTAGGCCTGGATGACGCAGCCGGTCTGCGGGAAGTCCTTCCGCAGCTCCTCGTGGATGGCGAACATCGAGTCGAGGGTGGTGTGGTCCTCCGCGTCCAGCGTGACCGTCGTGCCGATCGCGGCGGCGGCCTCGACGACCGGGCGGACGTTGGAGAGGGCGAGCTCGTGGCCGCCCTCCAGCGCCTGGCCGAACATGGAGAGCTTGACGGACATCTCGACGCGCTCGCCGAGCTCCAGGTCCTTGATCCGGTCGACGAGCGCCAGGTAGGCGTCCCGCGCGGCCTCGGCCTGGTCGGGGCGGGTGATGTCCTCGCCGACGACGTCCATCGTCAGCTCCAGGCCGTTGCCGGTGAGCTCCTCGATGATCGGCACGATGTCGTGAACGGTCTCGCCGGGGATGAACCGGTCGACGACCTGTTTCGTCACCGGGGCCGCCGAGATCAGGCGTCGCATCCGGTCGCTGCGCGACGCGGCGAGAATCACGGGACCCAGCACGGGGCACCTCCACAAACACTGCCGAATGACGGCCGACACCCCGATAAGTGATGTTCCGGGGACGGCACGGAGAACCACCGTGAAACCTAAGGATCCCTCCGAACGGCGGCCATCGACAGCTGTCACGCATCGGTGCCACAGATCTCAGACAGATGTATGAAGGCGACGCGAAAATGCGGGAGAATGCCCGAGTGACGCCGGAATTCAAGGACCACAAGGACCACAAGGACGACTACCAGGAGCTGGTCGACGAGATCTCCGAGCTGCTG is a window from the Streptomyces sp. NBC_00299 genome containing:
- a CDS encoding purple acid phosphatase family protein, translating into MDLPDFGIPPQLASRMSMAEQHEYLRTKLTRRRTLVTAGAVAGGLLTGCSGSGAGTSGAKPSVSASASTLTKVPGSAVAPFGRHLAFGADPKAQMRISWQVPAAVKKPYVRIGLRPDDLSRRIDAEIRDLYTPELQGIRAALEQYYVHAALDSLRPGTTYYYGVGHDGFDPAAPKNRATIASFRTAPASPETFTFTAFGDQGVSEAAATNDKLLLGQNPAFHLHAGDICYANVKGLGKESDAYDPGFWDGYLKQTESVAKSVPWMVTTGNHDMEAWYSPDGYGGQLARWSLPDSGFDSRTAPGVYSFTYGNVGFVALDANDVSYEIPANRGHTDGRQTKWLDERLGELRAAKGVDFIVVFFHHCAYSTSSHASDGGVRAEWVPLFARHQVDLVINGHNHVYERTDAIKNGEVGRQVPIGTSTDPTRDGIVYVTAGGGGKELYGFPAGVEESYEGHVTERESVDTFKWTKSRDTKTESVQWSRVRYRGFSFLTVEAESGAKPRLKVSALAQNGERIDHFEVRRGG
- a CDS encoding GNAT family N-acetyltransferase — translated: MTAPTSAGTPRTVHTADLTPAELSAIRALLDDAFDGDFSDEDFEHGLGGIHALVQDDAGRVVAHGSVIMRRVRYRDRWLRVGYVEAVAVRADARRTGLGGRVMAELERVIDRAYDAGMLSASDEGAALYAARGWEVWRGRVCALGPEGVVHLPDEEGTTFVRAALAGALDPAFELVFDWRDGDVL
- a CDS encoding DUF5988 family protein, whose protein sequence is MNDMAKVFLEGGPDDLSERIVPTPSPGPDAKIRLRGGYEHFRPTSRHTDTPEGRLPVYEWWERTEIAE
- the pruA gene encoding L-glutamate gamma-semialdehyde dehydrogenase codes for the protein MDAVTQVPTPVNEPVHGYAPGSPERARLEVKLKELAENPIDLPCTIGGERRLGGGERVDVVQPHNHKARLGTYGNATQQDAQDAIDAALAAAPAWRAMSFDDRAAIILRAAELLSGPWRETLAASTMLGQSKTAQQAEIDTPCELIDFWRFNVKYARDLLAEQPPANSPGVWNRLDHRPLEGFVYAITPFNFTAIAGNLPTAPALMGNVVVWKPSPTQTHAAVLLLQLLEEAGLPKGVINLVTGDGIEVSKVALEHRDLAGIHFTGSTKTFQYLWKTVGNNIEKYRSYPRIVGETGGKDFVVAHPSADKAVLKTALTRGAFEYQGQKCSATSRAYIPASIWNSGFKEEFAAEVDYITMGDVTDLSNFIGAVIDERAFAKNKAAIDRAKQDPTCTIVAGGSYDDSVGYFVRPTVVECTDPENEVFTTEYFGPFLAVHVYEDDKYDEMLEQMESVSAYALTGSVISGDRAAAAYTMDKLRYAAGNFYINDKSTGAVVGQQPFGGGRASGTNDKAGAPQNLMRWTLTRAIKETLVAPTDYAYPHMG
- a CDS encoding proline dehydrogenase family protein — its product is MLGPVILAASRSDRMRRLISAAPVTKQVVDRFIPGETVHDIVPIIEELTGNGLELTMDVVGEDITRPDQAEAARDAYLALVDRIKDLELGERVEMSVKLSMFGQALEGGHELALSNVRPVVEAAAAIGTTVTLDAEDHTTLDSMFAIHEELRKDFPQTGCVIQAYLFRTEADARRLAANGSRVRLVKGAYKEPAEVAYQQKQEIDKAYVRILKVLMEGAGYPMIGSHDPRLISIAQELARRAGRKLDEYEFQMLYGIRSDEHLRLAAEGHRMRVYTAYGTDWYGYFMRRLAEKPANLRFFLRSMVSKG